Proteins found in one Candidatus Nomurabacteria bacterium genomic segment:
- a CDS encoding glycoside hydrolase family 15 protein: MARPVMLSNGQLMVGLNEAGLVHDFYYPYVGLDNLTTARSVHHKIGVWVDGTFSWVDDDSWQVDIQLETDALIGRVELSHESLGIKISTKDFVDTQTNAFIRRISVTNESNTRRDIRLFMHQVFEISKSGRADTAFYEPDGNYILDYKGRCALLICGQTKDGHSLDQFAVGNYGIEGKAGTFIDAADGELSGNAVEHGGVDSVIRFSIPLDPHTTAEVDYWIIASSSQYESQAIHADFLRHGIDKREQIARNTWAKWLKQGDSALETIAPEYQDHVKKSLLVIKAHIDKRGGILASGDSSIFNYGRDYYCYVWPRDGAYAIWPLIRMGYYKEAIKFFEFCRDTMHKDGYLLHKYQPDRAIGSTWHPLVHNSRSELAIQEDETAIILIMLGEYYDYSKDAEFTESLYATLIQPAAMFISKFIEEDTNLPHASYDLWEEKFLTTTYTTATVIRALRRASSFADQFGYPDDAVQWMQVADSIESSLPLLYDPDRQAYRKGLLRLPDGNLQFDNTLDMSTLYGLTMFTKVKLNDPTVVHTVEAIESNLVNKTIGGVVRYENDNYMKTSEDAQPNPWFVCTLWLAQYYVQRQQPDKAKELIDWSLSHSLDSGILSEQVHPETGYAVGVAPLVWSHTELINTILDISGTQ; encoded by the coding sequence GTGGCTAGACCAGTCATGCTGAGTAATGGCCAGCTAATGGTTGGCTTGAATGAAGCCGGCTTAGTCCATGATTTTTATTACCCATATGTGGGGTTAGATAATCTTACAACCGCCAGAAGTGTGCACCATAAAATTGGTGTATGGGTAGATGGTACGTTTTCTTGGGTAGATGATGATTCCTGGCAGGTAGATATTCAGCTAGAAACAGATGCGCTTATTGGTAGAGTAGAACTATCACATGAAAGTCTTGGCATAAAAATCAGCACAAAAGATTTTGTAGACACGCAAACAAACGCCTTTATACGACGCATATCAGTAACCAATGAAAGTAATACTCGCAGAGATATTCGTCTGTTTATGCATCAGGTTTTTGAAATATCTAAATCTGGCCGTGCCGACACAGCTTTTTATGAACCTGACGGTAATTACATTTTAGATTATAAAGGCCGTTGTGCCTTGCTTATATGTGGGCAAACAAAAGACGGTCACTCTCTAGACCAATTTGCTGTTGGTAATTACGGCATAGAAGGCAAAGCTGGTACTTTTATTGATGCAGCTGATGGTGAATTGTCTGGCAACGCCGTAGAACATGGTGGCGTAGATTCTGTCATACGGTTTTCTATACCGCTAGATCCACATACAACGGCTGAAGTTGACTATTGGATTATTGCGAGTAGCTCACAGTATGAGTCACAAGCTATCCACGCAGATTTTTTGCGACACGGTATAGATAAGCGTGAACAGATTGCCCGAAATACATGGGCAAAGTGGTTAAAACAGGGTGACAGCGCACTAGAAACAATTGCGCCTGAGTATCAAGATCATGTAAAAAAATCATTGCTTGTCATTAAAGCACATATAGACAAACGAGGTGGTATTTTAGCGAGTGGTGATAGTAGCATATTTAATTATGGCCGAGATTACTACTGTTATGTATGGCCCCGCGACGGGGCATATGCTATATGGCCACTTATAAGAATGGGTTATTACAAAGAAGCGATTAAATTCTTTGAATTCTGTCGTGATACGATGCATAAAGACGGCTATTTGCTCCATAAGTATCAGCCAGATAGAGCAATTGGGAGTACCTGGCACCCACTGGTGCACAATAGTCGTTCGGAGCTGGCAATACAAGAAGACGAAACTGCAATAATCCTTATAATGTTGGGTGAATATTATGATTATAGTAAGGATGCCGAATTTACCGAATCGCTGTATGCCACATTAATCCAGCCGGCTGCAATGTTTATTAGTAAATTCATAGAAGAAGACACAAACTTGCCGCATGCGAGCTACGATTTATGGGAAGAGAAATTTTTAACAACAACCTATACCACTGCTACTGTTATACGCGCATTACGGCGAGCAAGTAGCTTTGCTGACCAGTTTGGATACCCAGACGACGCCGTTCAGTGGATGCAGGTTGCAGATAGTATAGAATCATCACTCCCCTTGCTGTACGACCCTGATAGGCAAGCGTATCGTAAAGGACTTCTGCGCCTGCCAGATGGTAATCTACAGTTTGATAACACGTTGGATATGTCCACGTTATACGGACTTACCATGTTTACAAAAGTAAAATTAAACGATCCAACAGTTGTTCACACGGTAGAAGCTATAGAAAGTAACCTCGTTAACAAAACTATCGGTGGAGTCGTGCGATACGAAAACGATAACTACATGAAAACATCAGAAGATGCGCAACCGAATCCATGGTTTGTGTGCACATTATGGCTTGCGCAGTATTATGTACAGAGGCAACAGCCAGATAAAGCCAAAGAACTCATAGATTGGTCACTGTCACATAGCCTAGATAGTGGCATACTAAGTGAACAAGTACACCCAGAAACCGGCTATGCGGTGGGCGTTGCTCCGTTAGTATGGAGCCACACTGAACTTATTAATACGATTCTTGATATTAGCGGAACACAGTAA
- the trpS gene encoding tryptophan--tRNA ligase, translating into MAKETILTGIRSNDEVTLGNYLGAFLPIVDMAKQHADEYQVNMFVPDLHSFTTPIDHSKLYAQTMRNLRLFVAAGLPIDHQDVIIYRQSYIAAHSELAWILSCFTGFGEASRMVEFKDKSQKIGADRVSVGLFNYPILMAADILLYRAKWVPVGEDQRQHLELARDIAQRFNNKFGDIFIVPADVKAQSQFIDRDAAPRVRSLRNPEAKMSKSIDDPAGTILLSDNPDEAAKKVMGATTDSVGKVNFDWQNQPGVTNLLQMLALLSGEPQESINAKWVGIERYGDLKAAVAESTKNTLANLQSEYEATNDSQLQEKLTTSEAIARQIADQTLLKVQQAVGLRPR; encoded by the coding sequence ATGGCAAAAGAGACTATTTTAACAGGCATTAGAAGTAATGATGAAGTAACACTGGGTAACTATCTTGGTGCATTTTTGCCAATAGTTGATATGGCAAAGCAACATGCTGATGAATACCAGGTAAATATGTTCGTACCTGACTTACATTCGTTTACCACCCCAATTGACCACAGTAAACTATACGCCCAGACAATGCGCAACCTAAGGCTGTTTGTTGCCGCCGGTTTACCAATAGATCACCAAGATGTAATTATTTACCGCCAAAGCTATATAGCGGCCCACAGCGAGCTTGCCTGGATATTAAGTTGTTTTACCGGCTTTGGTGAGGCTAGCAGAATGGTGGAATTCAAAGATAAGTCACAAAAAATAGGCGCCGATAGGGTAAGCGTTGGTTTGTTTAATTACCCAATATTAATGGCCGCCGATATTTTATTGTACAGAGCGAAGTGGGTACCAGTCGGCGAAGATCAAAGGCAACATCTAGAATTGGCCCGTGATATTGCCCAAAGATTTAATAACAAATTTGGTGATATATTTATTGTTCCTGCAGACGTGAAAGCTCAATCGCAATTTATTGACCGTGATGCCGCACCACGAGTGCGTAGTCTACGTAATCCAGAAGCCAAAATGAGTAAAAGCATTGATGACCCAGCTGGTACAATTTTGTTAAGCGATAACCCAGACGAAGCTGCCAAAAAGGTTATGGGCGCCACAACCGATAGTGTTGGGAAGGTAAATTTTGATTGGCAAAACCAGCCTGGTGTTACTAATTTGCTGCAAATGTTGGCATTACTATCTGGTGAACCACAAGAAAGTATAAACGCAAAGTGGGTTGGTATAGAAAGATACGGCGATTTAAAGGCTGCCGTAGCAGAATCTACTAAAAATACTCTGGCTAATTTACAATCTGAATACGAAGCTACCAACGATAGTCAATTACAAGAAAAGCTAACCACTAGCGAAGCAATTGCCAGGCAGATCGCTGACCAAACTTTGCTAAAAGTACAGCAGGCTGTTGGCTTAAGACCGCGTTAA
- a CDS encoding DNA-directed RNA polymerase subunit alpha, giving the protein MSKVIHTPSLANIDEHSPTSATFVIEPLHTGYGMTLGNSMRRVLLSSVSGAAITAFKIEGVTHEFTTVEGVKEDVVAIMLNLKGIRFRVFSDEPQMLRLEHKGKGVITAGELQANADVEVVNAQHVIATVDTDKAPFILDVIVETGRGYRTVEEGASRKPSDMIAIDAIFSPVLRVRYKVEDTRVGQITDLDKLIITIDTDGTITPKDAFEEAAAILVNQYTALAGSTRVEAVPASKTVAPSFNADIEDEPSELLVSIEDLNLTARTTNALINNDIHTLKDLFSLSDAELRDLKGFGQKALDEVKDKLAELEL; this is encoded by the coding sequence ATGTCTAAAGTTATTCACACACCATCATTGGCTAACATCGATGAGCACAGCCCAACTAGTGCAACGTTCGTTATAGAACCTTTGCACACTGGTTATGGCATGACACTCGGCAACAGTATGCGCCGCGTGCTGCTCTCGAGCGTTTCAGGGGCAGCTATCACTGCCTTTAAAATTGAAGGTGTTACACACGAATTTACGACCGTAGAAGGCGTAAAAGAAGACGTTGTAGCGATTATGCTCAACCTCAAGGGAATACGATTCCGTGTATTCTCAGACGAACCACAGATGCTACGCCTTGAACATAAAGGCAAAGGCGTTATTACTGCCGGAGAATTACAAGCAAACGCAGATGTAGAAGTTGTTAATGCACAGCATGTAATCGCAACGGTAGATACAGATAAAGCACCATTTATACTAGACGTTATTGTAGAGACAGGTCGTGGTTACCGCACGGTTGAAGAAGGTGCTAGCCGTAAACCAAGCGATATGATTGCTATAGACGCAATTTTTAGCCCAGTACTTCGTGTACGATACAAAGTAGAGGACACGCGTGTTGGCCAAATAACCGATCTTGATAAACTCATCATAACCATAGACACTGACGGCACCATTACTCCTAAAGATGCCTTTGAAGAAGCAGCTGCAATTCTTGTTAATCAATATACTGCGCTCGCTGGTTCTACACGAGTAGAAGCTGTGCCAGCCAGTAAGACGGTTGCACCAAGCTTTAATGCAGACATCGAAGATGAACCATCAGAACTACTAGTGTCTATAGAAGATTTAAATCTAACTGCCCGCACCACAAATGCACTCATCAATAACGACATTCATACACTTAAAGATTTATTTTCTTTAAGCGACGCAGAACTTCGTGACCTAAAGGGCTTTGGGCAAAAAGCACTTGATGAAGTCAAGGACAAGTTGGCAGAACTGGAGTTATAG
- the rpmG gene encoding 50S ribosomal protein L33, which produces MAKKSTKRKTIGLVCEETGHRHYYTRKNTQNSPDKLRLRKYNPVVRRHTVYVETTKNLGRNVVKPRKK; this is translated from the coding sequence ATGGCAAAAAAATCAACCAAGCGTAAAACAATTGGATTAGTGTGTGAAGAAACGGGACATCGGCATTACTATACCCGTAAGAACACTCAAAATAGCCCAGACAAACTGCGTCTGCGCAAGTACAATCCTGTAGTACGGCGTCACACCGTCTATGTAGAAACGACCAAGAACCTAGGCCGTAACGTAGTCAAACCACGAAAGAAATAG
- the rpsD gene encoding 30S ribosomal protein S4, protein MARDTQSITKMSRREGYALHPKAVKHMVKRSTIPGQHGRTNRRSNPSQYALQLREKQKVKRLYGLLERQFSNLMREASRKTGQSGTVLLQFLEQRADNVVYRAGFANSRRAARQLVSHGHFMLNGRRVDIPSIRLKSGDVLTVRPKSTSTEYFKHLDDITSQNDVVVSWIKVDRKKLTVTVTGLPPREEAEPEINEQLIVEYYSR, encoded by the coding sequence ATGGCAAGAGATACTCAATCAATCACAAAAATGAGTCGTCGTGAAGGCTACGCACTCCACCCAAAAGCGGTAAAGCACATGGTCAAGCGAAGTACGATTCCTGGTCAACACGGTCGCACTAACCGGCGTTCTAACCCAAGTCAATACGCACTACAACTGCGCGAAAAGCAAAAAGTAAAGCGTCTCTACGGGTTATTGGAACGACAATTTTCAAATCTAATGCGCGAAGCTAGCCGTAAAACCGGCCAGAGTGGTACAGTGTTACTACAATTTTTAGAACAGCGTGCAGATAACGTTGTCTATCGGGCAGGCTTTGCAAATAGCCGTAGAGCTGCCAGACAACTTGTGAGCCACGGGCACTTTATGCTAAATGGCCGCAGGGTAGACATTCCATCTATTCGTCTTAAAAGCGGTGACGTACTCACCGTGCGTCCCAAAAGTACGTCAACTGAATATTTCAAGCACCTGGATGACATTACAAGTCAAAATGACGTCGTGGTGAGTTGGATCAAAGTTGATCGCAAGAAACTTACTGTAACCGTAACTGGTCTTCCTCCCCGCGAAGAAGCTGAGCCAGAAATTAATGAGCAATTAATAGTTGAGTATTACTCACGATAA
- the rplM gene encoding 50S ribosomal protein L13 produces the protein MMKTYSAKPSEVTRTWFLVDASEAPLGRVATEIAQHLIGKKKPMFTQHIDCGDHVIVINADKLVVTGNKLQDKKYYRHSQYPGSLKTTTLQEQIDKDSTAVIVAAVRGMLPKNKLITERLKRLKVYAGNEHNHAAQQPKKVSVL, from the coding sequence ATAATGAAAACCTATAGCGCTAAGCCATCAGAAGTGACACGAACATGGTTCTTGGTTGATGCATCAGAAGCTCCATTGGGGCGGGTAGCGACAGAAATAGCTCAACACCTAATTGGTAAAAAGAAACCAATGTTTACCCAACACATCGATTGTGGCGACCACGTTATCGTCATTAATGCAGATAAACTCGTCGTAACAGGCAATAAATTGCAAGATAAAAAATACTACAGGCATAGTCAATACCCAGGTAGCTTAAAGACAACTACCTTACAAGAGCAAATCGATAAAGATTCTACGGCAGTTATTGTCGCTGCAGTACGTGGTATGTTACCGAAAAATAAGCTCATCACAGAGCGTCTTAAACGGCTTAAAGTATATGCTGGTAATGAGCACAATCATGCCGCCCAGCAACCAAAGAAAGTGAGTGTATTGTAA
- a CDS encoding PspC domain-containing protein: MKKLYRSRTNSVLFGICGGIAEYFNIDATVVRVATVVLGVLSGGTIVLAYILCLFIMPKAQ; encoded by the coding sequence ATGAAAAAGTTATATCGTTCACGCACAAATTCAGTATTGTTTGGTATATGTGGAGGCATAGCCGAATACTTTAATATAGATGCTACTGTCGTTAGAGTGGCTACTGTCGTACTTGGTGTATTATCTGGTGGTACCATTGTACTTGCATATATATTATGTTTATTCATTATGCCAAAAGCGCAATGA
- a CDS encoding RluA family pseudouridine synthase, whose product MKKTIINDLNTAQRADVLLASAYPEYSRAALAKLFDMEQITKSDVTIKAGDRIQPGVAIDADVSEILKKADVIELPIVYEDANVIVINKPAGIISHARGRYWDEASVASFVRDRVSGLYGERAGIVHRLDRATSGVMVCAKNSETVAFMQKQFSSRNVYKTYIAIVQKDVEPEAGIIDVPLARNPKNPKTFRPDPSGKEAKTEYKVVKSGETYSTLQLHPLTGRTHQLRVHLQYIKHPIVGDGLYGGEPADRLYLHAASLEITLPGGERTVFTAPVPPVFSTKL is encoded by the coding sequence ATGAAGAAAACCATTATAAACGATCTAAATACCGCTCAAAGAGCTGATGTCTTATTGGCGAGTGCTTATCCTGAATACTCAAGAGCAGCATTGGCTAAATTATTTGATATGGAACAAATTACAAAGTCAGACGTTACTATAAAGGCAGGTGACAGGATTCAACCTGGCGTTGCAATTGATGCAGATGTATCGGAAATTCTCAAAAAAGCCGATGTCATTGAACTTCCTATAGTGTATGAAGATGCTAACGTTATTGTTATTAATAAGCCAGCAGGCATAATAAGTCATGCACGGGGCCGTTACTGGGATGAAGCATCGGTGGCAAGTTTTGTACGTGACAGGGTATCGGGCCTATATGGTGAACGCGCTGGCATTGTGCATCGGTTAGATAGAGCAACGAGTGGTGTCATGGTGTGTGCCAAAAATTCAGAAACCGTCGCCTTTATGCAAAAACAGTTTTCATCGCGTAATGTCTATAAAACGTACATAGCGATTGTACAAAAAGATGTAGAACCAGAAGCTGGTATTATAGATGTACCATTAGCGCGAAACCCCAAAAACCCTAAAACGTTTCGGCCTGACCCATCAGGAAAAGAAGCAAAAACAGAATACAAAGTAGTGAAGAGTGGCGAAACGTATAGCACCTTACAATTGCACCCATTAACGGGGCGCACCCATCAGCTACGAGTGCACTTACAATACATAAAACACCCCATAGTAGGTGATGGATTGTACGGCGGCGAACCTGCAGACAGGCTGTATTTGCACGCAGCAAGCTTAGAAATAACATTACCTGGTGGTGAACGTACAGTTTTTACTGCACCAGTTCCACCAGTATTTAGTACTAAACTATGA
- a CDS encoding polysaccharide deacetylase family protein codes for MKQAISLYLHVHQPYRIRHYTIFDAGSDHQYFNDASPHALTNNRFIVEKVAEKSYRPMNAVLKELLDTIEDFKFSLSIPGMLIDQLAEWAPDVLYSFQELVKSGRVEIVAETYHHSLAFFYSRAEFEAQVLMHRQKVQEVFGVTPTAFRNTELSYNNDLAYWADKAGYKAIITEGWDPILGWRSPNFVYRPAYTENIKLLLKNYKLSDDIAFRFGNQEWEEWPLSAEKYVSWLGAAMDNAQVFNLFMDYETFGEHQWASTGIFDFMKAMPHIWKNSRDDRTFMTISESVYSFEANDYVDIPQTITWADTERDLTAWLGNSMQHEAIHAIYQLEDKVLRCGDADIVADWRKLQTSDHFYYMCTKWFKDGDVHAYFSPYTSPYEAFTNFMNAWHDLQFRLAEKGFV; via the coding sequence ATGAAGCAAGCTATTAGCCTTTACTTACACGTTCATCAGCCCTACCGTATTAGACATTACACTATATTTGATGCCGGAAGCGACCATCAATACTTTAATGACGCAAGCCCGCACGCACTAACCAACAACCGGTTTATTGTTGAAAAAGTGGCCGAAAAATCATACCGACCAATGAACGCGGTGCTCAAAGAATTATTAGACACAATAGAAGACTTTAAATTTAGTTTGTCTATACCTGGTATGCTCATTGATCAACTGGCCGAGTGGGCTCCAGACGTACTATATTCTTTCCAGGAACTCGTAAAAAGTGGCCGAGTAGAAATTGTGGCAGAAACCTACCACCACAGTTTGGCCTTCTTTTATTCGCGTGCAGAATTTGAAGCCCAAGTACTTATGCACCGCCAAAAAGTCCAAGAAGTGTTTGGTGTAACCCCTACGGCATTCCGAAACACCGAACTTAGTTACAATAACGATTTAGCTTATTGGGCAGATAAAGCGGGTTATAAAGCCATAATTACAGAAGGTTGGGACCCTATTTTAGGATGGCGTAGCCCTAATTTTGTGTACCGTCCAGCTTACACAGAAAATATTAAATTACTACTTAAGAATTATAAGCTAAGTGACGATATTGCGTTTCGGTTTGGTAACCAAGAATGGGAAGAATGGCCCCTCAGTGCCGAAAAGTATGTATCGTGGCTTGGTGCAGCGATGGATAATGCCCAAGTATTTAATTTGTTTATGGATTATGAAACGTTTGGCGAGCACCAATGGGCGAGCACAGGTATATTTGATTTTATGAAAGCCATGCCACATATATGGAAAAATAGCCGTGATGATCGCACGTTTATGACTATTAGCGAATCTGTCTATAGCTTTGAAGCCAACGATTATGTTGATATACCGCAAACAATTACATGGGCCGACACTGAACGAGATTTAACTGCATGGCTTGGTAATAGTATGCAGCACGAAGCAATACATGCCATATATCAGCTCGAAGATAAAGTACTACGTTGTGGTGACGCCGATATCGTGGCAGACTGGCGTAAACTACAAACCAGTGATCATTTTTACTATATGTGTACCAAATGGTTTAAAGACGGTGATGTACACGCATATTTTAGCCCTTATACCAGCCCGTACGAAGCGTTTACGAACTTTATGAATGCGTGGCACGACTTGCAGTTCCGCCTTGCAGAGAAAGGGTTTGTTTAA
- a CDS encoding tetratricopeptide repeat protein gives MTSILVLVVIAALLIRTAYVRTDEIEDIPEKVGAKLGKLWEIAHQGMRENKLLRAEKALLTILKIDEKNAAAYNRLGILYAKQKEYDDAIDCFEIASSIEKSASSLHNLGLIYYETGNYTKASIAFEEALDMEEELAARHIAYAKVQEKLGNDKKMLQELERAVELEPARETYVLLAKAYEIHGEDEKLAALKKKLKRKETKKAGRPRAINRPKRVVV, from the coding sequence ATGACATCTATATTAGTTTTGGTGGTTATTGCTGCGTTGCTTATACGGACTGCGTATGTTCGTACTGACGAAATTGAAGATATACCAGAAAAAGTAGGTGCAAAGTTAGGCAAGCTTTGGGAAATCGCTCATCAGGGTATGCGCGAAAATAAATTATTGCGAGCAGAAAAAGCCTTACTTACAATACTAAAGATAGATGAAAAAAACGCTGCAGCGTATAATCGCCTAGGAATTTTGTATGCAAAACAAAAAGAGTACGACGACGCTATAGATTGTTTTGAAATCGCCTCGTCTATAGAAAAAAGTGCTTCTAGTTTGCATAATTTGGGGCTTATTTATTACGAAACCGGTAATTATACCAAGGCGTCTATTGCTTTTGAAGAAGCACTCGACATGGAAGAAGAGCTCGCAGCGCGTCATATTGCGTATGCTAAAGTCCAAGAAAAGTTGGGTAATGATAAAAAAATGCTACAAGAGCTAGAGCGTGCAGTAGAACTAGAGCCAGCCAGAGAAACCTATGTGTTGTTAGCTAAAGCCTACGAAATCCACGGTGAGGATGAAAAGCTTGCAGCATTAAAGAAAAAACTTAAACGTAAAGAAACAAAAAAAGCCGGTCGCCCGCGTGCAATCAACCGACCCAAGAGAGTTGTCGTTTAA
- the rplQ gene encoding 50S ribosomal protein L17 — MHRHGYKGRKFSRERDQRRALIKGLASNLIDHGAITTTTPKAKELVPYFEKLITKAKKGDLHNRRQVISKVATIESAHKLVDEIAPKLTARSSGHLRINKKDNRRGDNAQMATVSFVDDISTAKDDAKPTTKKATSLTKASVAPKKASTVVPSAPKKRVATHTNKTATRAKGVTKGDR, encoded by the coding sequence ATGCACAGACACGGATACAAAGGTCGTAAATTTAGCCGCGAACGCGATCAAAGGCGAGCGCTCATTAAGGGCTTAGCTTCTAATTTGATAGATCACGGTGCCATTACAACTACCACGCCAAAAGCAAAAGAACTGGTACCATACTTTGAAAAACTCATCACAAAGGCGAAAAAGGGCGATTTACACAATCGCCGCCAAGTGATTTCAAAAGTAGCAACCATAGAAAGTGCCCATAAACTGGTAGATGAAATTGCACCCAAACTTACTGCACGCAGCTCTGGACATTTGCGGATCAACAAGAAAGATAATCGTCGTGGCGATAATGCACAAATGGCAACAGTATCATTTGTAGATGATATTTCTACAGCCAAGGATGATGCTAAACCCACAACCAAGAAAGCAACCAGCCTAACCAAAGCCAGTGTAGCACCAAAGAAAGCGTCTACTGTTGTACCATCAGCACCTAAAAAACGCGTAGCAACCCACACGAACAAAACCGCAACGCGGGCTAAAGGTGTTACTAAGGGGGACAGATAA
- a CDS encoding glycosyltransferase family 4 protein: MKVLMLGWELPPHNSGGLGVACYHMCKALSHKGVDIEFIVPYTAPHDDIHFMKVTPATPFNVKEIQKGGMAYDSFSYIYNDKSIEHISIHEQTERYVKSVEGITTLGEFDIIHAHDWLTFRAALRAKEISGKPLITHVHATEFDRAGGKSGNPLVHEIEYMGLMLADKIIAVSQHTKNVITKEYDIPQDKIDVVHNSIDTAIYQDLDPHNAYRYLEKMKSHGYRVVANVGRLTVQKGLYNLLLAAKDVVSRSPKTIFLIVGSGEQYQELLQLSADLGIAKNVVFTDFQRGKNLRDAFAIADLFVMPSVSEPFGLTPLEAIGYGTPALVSKQSGVAEVITNCLKVDFWDVQEMANQIHAVVSHDSLRDELHTQSFAEFIKLSWDATAHKLVGAYTQHVQLVGAK, from the coding sequence ATGAAGGTACTTATGCTTGGGTGGGAACTGCCACCGCATAATAGCGGAGGGCTTGGTGTCGCGTGTTATCATATGTGCAAAGCACTGTCTCATAAAGGGGTAGATATTGAATTTATCGTGCCGTACACTGCCCCGCACGATGATATACATTTTATGAAGGTAACCCCGGCTACGCCTTTTAATGTCAAGGAAATCCAAAAAGGTGGCATGGCCTATGACAGTTTTAGCTATATTTATAACGATAAATCTATAGAGCATATTTCTATCCATGAGCAAACAGAACGTTACGTCAAATCTGTCGAGGGTATTACTACATTAGGTGAATTTGACATTATTCATGCGCATGATTGGCTTACTTTTCGGGCTGCGCTCCGTGCTAAAGAAATAAGTGGCAAGCCGCTAATCACTCATGTACACGCGACCGAGTTTGACCGCGCTGGTGGTAAATCAGGCAATCCGCTTGTACATGAAATAGAATACATGGGGCTTATGTTGGCAGATAAAATCATTGCCGTCAGCCAACATACAAAAAATGTAATTACCAAAGAATACGACATTCCACAAGACAAAATAGATGTTGTACATAACAGTATAGACACTGCTATATACCAAGACCTAGACCCCCATAACGCCTACCGTTATTTAGAAAAAATGAAGTCCCATGGCTACAGGGTAGTGGCGAATGTTGGCAGACTTACCGTACAGAAAGGTTTATATAACCTACTGCTCGCAGCCAAAGATGTCGTTTCGCGCTCACCTAAGACCATTTTTTTGATTGTTGGGTCTGGTGAACAGTATCAAGAATTATTACAGCTTTCGGCCGATTTAGGCATTGCTAAAAACGTCGTGTTTACTGATTTTCAAAGAGGTAAAAATTTACGTGACGCTTTTGCAATTGCCGATTTATTTGTAATGCCAAGTGTTTCTGAGCCATTTGGACTCACACCACTAGAAGCAATAGGCTATGGGACGCCCGCACTTGTTAGCAAGCAAAGTGGTGTTGCCGAGGTTATTACCAACTGCTTAAAAGTAGATTTTTGGGATGTCCAAGAAATGGCCAACCAAATACACGCCGTTGTATCACACGATAGTTTACGTGACGAACTTCACACCCAAAGTTTTGCAGAATTCATTAAGCTATCGTGGGACGCTACAGCACATAAGCTTGTAGGCGCATATACGCAGCACGTTCAACTTGTGGGGGCTAAGTAA
- the rpsI gene encoding 30S ribosomal protein S9, with product MARQDYFYALGRRKSATARVRLSGGSGHITINSKPAAEYFDGSEYLLDELNQPFSLLDKEKQFDVSVVVAGGGLAGQADAIRLGIAKSLVLVNEDFKSTLKRADQLSRDSREKERKKFGLKGARKQRQFTKR from the coding sequence ATGGCAAGACAAGATTACTTTTATGCTCTTGGCAGACGGAAAAGTGCTACGGCACGTGTTCGCTTAAGTGGTGGCAGTGGACACATAACTATTAATAGCAAACCAGCTGCAGAGTATTTTGATGGAAGTGAATATTTATTAGACGAACTAAACCAACCATTTTCTTTATTAGATAAAGAAAAGCAATTCGACGTAAGTGTTGTGGTAGCAGGTGGTGGTTTAGCTGGCCAAGCAGATGCAATCCGCCTTGGTATTGCAAAAAGCTTAGTCCTTGTAAATGAAGATTTTAAGAGTACCCTCAAGCGAGCCGATCAACTATCACGCGATTCGCGTGAAAAAGAGCGCAAGAAGTTCGGTCTTAAAGGTGCACGTAAACAGCGTCAATTTACCAAACGGTAA